In Erythrobacter litoralis HTCC2594, a single genomic region encodes these proteins:
- a CDS encoding cytochrome b — protein sequence MSFPWAKEYKPANGFTQWLDEKLPVPRLVYNAVGAGYPVPRNLSYFWNFGVLAGFCLVMQIVTGVVLAMHYAANAEVAFATTEHIMRNVNWGWALRYAHANGASFFFLVLYIHIFRGLFYSSYKAPREMIWLLGVVIFLLVMATAFMGYVLPWGQMSFWGAKVITGLFGAIPLIGEPIQVWLVGGFAPDNAALNRFFSLHFLLPFVTLGVVILHIWALHIPGSSNPTGIEVKQESDTIPFHPYYTAKDGFGLGVFLILFSIFVFFMPNMLGHPDNYVEANPLSTPALIVPEWYFYPFYAILRAFTFDFILPAKLWGVLAMFSSILLWFLLPWLDRSPVRSGHYRPTFRKFFWFGLIPCMAVLFVCGGAPAEEPWVMLSQLATAYYFIHFLVIIPIISSIEKPEPLPYSITEAVLGSDKKAVLGENPAPAE from the coding sequence ATGAGTTTCCCCTGGGCCAAGGAATACAAGCCAGCCAACGGTTTCACGCAGTGGCTGGACGAGAAGCTGCCGGTGCCGCGCCTTGTCTACAATGCGGTGGGTGCGGGCTATCCGGTGCCGCGCAACCTCTCCTATTTCTGGAACTTCGGTGTGCTGGCCGGCTTCTGCCTCGTCATGCAGATCGTCACCGGTGTCGTGCTGGCGATGCACTATGCCGCCAATGCCGAAGTGGCCTTCGCGACGACCGAGCACATCATGCGCAACGTCAACTGGGGCTGGGCGCTGCGTTACGCGCACGCCAACGGGGCGAGCTTCTTCTTCCTCGTGCTCTACATCCACATCTTCCGCGGGCTGTTCTACAGCTCCTACAAGGCGCCGCGCGAAATGATTTGGCTGCTCGGCGTGGTCATCTTCCTGCTGGTCATGGCCACCGCCTTCATGGGCTACGTCCTGCCATGGGGCCAGATGAGCTTCTGGGGTGCCAAGGTGATTACCGGCCTGTTCGGGGCCATCCCGCTGATCGGCGAGCCGATCCAGGTCTGGCTGGTCGGCGGTTTTGCGCCGGACAACGCCGCGCTCAACCGCTTCTTCTCGCTGCACTTCCTGCTGCCGTTCGTGACGCTGGGTGTGGTGATCCTGCATATCTGGGCCCTGCACATCCCCGGTTCGTCGAACCCGACCGGCATTGAAGTGAAGCAGGAAAGCGACACCATCCCCTTCCACCCGTATTACACGGCGAAGGACGGCTTCGGCCTCGGCGTGTTCCTGATCCTGTTCAGCATCTTTGTGTTCTTCATGCCGAACATGCTGGGCCATCCGGACAATTACGTCGAAGCCAACCCGCTCTCGACTCCGGCCCTGATCGTTCCGGAATGGTATTTCTACCCGTTCTACGCGATCCTGCGCGCCTTCACCTTCGACTTCATCCTGCCGGCCAAGCTGTGGGGCGTGCTGGCCATGTTCAGCTCGATCCTGCTGTGGTTCCTGCTGCCGTGGCTCGACCGCTCGCCGGTCCGTAGTGGCCACTATCGCCCGACTTTCCGCAAGTTCTTCTGGTTCGGTCTGATCCCGTGCATGGCGGTGCTGTTCGTGTGCGGCGGCGCCCCGGCGGAAGAGCCGTGGGTGATGCTGAGCCAGCTCGCGACGGCGTATTACTTCATTCACTTCCTGGTGATCATCCCGATCATCTCGTCGATCGAGAAGCCCGAGCCGCTGCCCTATTCGATTACCGAGGCGGTGCTTGGCTCCGACAAGAAGGCCGTCCTCGGCGAGAACCCCGCCCCGGCTGAGTAA
- a CDS encoding PH domain-containing protein: MTGAAIQAEAKVAAEGEPQRTDVLTFVVKAITVLPQLLIPLGFVSFSMFDDGLPSEVLYIALLLVATLALILLSAFLSWSRFTYRIGESDIRVESGILSRAARSVPYERIQDVSLEQKLIPRLLGLVEVKFETGAGGKDELSLAYLAEEEGEKLRELVREMRDEASGEAVDAAAEGTELERAEAAATLFAMGPRRLFTFGLFEFSLAVFAVLGGLAQYAETLIGFELWDPDLWRGWLAGSGEWIGALGPMAQVVGAVAGVATLVVIGSATGLVRTFLRDWDFRLERTPKGFRRRRGLLTKTDVVMPAHRVQALRIGTGLIRKRFGWNGLKFVSLAQDSGAASHDVAPFAQEEELAPIIRAAGFEPVADGLDWQRRSTAFRNISMVINAAVLGLIGVVVLSLNAFGAGGNIDFAQLLAFIPFAVGGFLVLREYYLWRFARNAIDTRQVYRRTGWLAPSAAIANRVKLQSVEIKQGPIARWKGYADLHLGLAGGTFAIEGVPLDRARSLRRAILDSIAETDFSEINR, from the coding sequence GTGACCGGCGCCGCCATCCAAGCCGAAGCCAAGGTTGCTGCCGAGGGCGAGCCGCAACGCACCGATGTCCTGACATTCGTAGTCAAGGCTATCACCGTCCTCCCGCAACTGCTTATCCCGCTCGGCTTCGTCTCCTTCAGCATGTTCGACGACGGGCTGCCCAGCGAAGTGCTGTATATTGCGCTGCTGCTGGTCGCGACGCTGGCGCTTATCCTTCTTTCGGCGTTCCTCAGCTGGAGCCGTTTTACCTATCGCATCGGCGAGAGCGATATCCGCGTGGAAAGCGGCATATTGTCGCGGGCGGCGCGTTCCGTCCCCTACGAGCGCATCCAGGATGTCAGCCTCGAGCAGAAACTGATCCCGCGCCTGCTCGGGCTGGTCGAGGTCAAGTTCGAAACCGGCGCAGGTGGCAAGGACGAATTGTCGTTGGCCTATCTGGCCGAGGAGGAAGGCGAGAAGCTGCGCGAACTCGTCCGCGAAATGCGCGACGAGGCCAGTGGAGAGGCCGTTGACGCCGCTGCTGAGGGCACCGAGCTCGAGAGAGCGGAAGCTGCCGCGACCCTGTTCGCGATGGGGCCGAGGCGACTCTTCACCTTTGGCCTGTTCGAATTTTCGCTCGCTGTCTTCGCGGTACTGGGCGGCCTTGCGCAATATGCCGAAACCCTGATCGGTTTCGAACTGTGGGATCCCGACCTGTGGCGCGGCTGGCTGGCCGGGTCGGGCGAATGGATCGGCGCGCTCGGGCCCATGGCGCAGGTCGTCGGCGCGGTCGCCGGGGTTGCTACGCTGGTCGTGATCGGCTCGGCGACGGGGCTGGTCCGCACCTTCCTGCGCGACTGGGATTTCCGCCTCGAGCGCACGCCCAAGGGTTTTCGCCGCCGCCGCGGCTTGCTGACCAAGACCGATGTCGTCATGCCCGCACACAGGGTGCAGGCCTTGCGCATCGGCACCGGTCTGATCCGCAAACGCTTCGGCTGGAACGGTTTGAAGTTCGTCAGCCTGGCGCAGGATTCTGGCGCAGCCAGCCACGACGTCGCACCTTTCGCACAGGAAGAGGAGCTGGCCCCAATCATCCGCGCCGCCGGGTTCGAACCGGTGGCCGACGGCCTCGATTGGCAGCGCCGCAGCACGGCCTTTCGCAACATCAGCATGGTCATCAATGCTGCCGTGCTTGGCCTTATCGGCGTGGTGGTGTTGTCGCTTAACGCGTTCGGTGCCGGCGGAAACATTGATTTCGCGCAGTTGCTCGCCTTCATTCCCTTCGCAGTCGGCGGTTTCCTCGTGCTGCGCGAATATTACCTCTGGCGGTTCGCGCGCAACGCCATCGACACCCGCCAGGTCTATCGCCGCACTGGCTGGCTCGCGCCGTCGGCCGCGATTGCCAATCGCGTGAAGCTGCAATCGGTCGAGATCAAGCAGGGGCCTATCGCGCGGTGGAAAGGCTATGCCGACCTCCATCTTGGCCTGGCCGGTGGGACCTTCGCCATCGAAGGCGTGCCGCTCGACCGCGCGCGCAGTCTGCGCCGCGCCATCCTCGACAGCATCGCCGAAACCGATTTTTCCGAGATCAATCGCTAG
- a CDS encoding threonine aldolase family protein, whose amino-acid sequence MRFLSDNAATVHPRVWEALRLADGVDTPYDGDHYSQRLDEAFGELFGREVAVLWVATGTAANCLALSAMVPPHGGVVCHEEAHIEMDEGGAPGFYLHGAKLMLAQGEGAKLTPDAIRAVIDPIRDDVHQVQPHAISVTQASEYGRAYRPEELNAIGAFAQERGLGLHVDGARFGNAVAFLGCSPAEAVGPAQALSFGCVKNGAMNAEAIVFFDPALADSVRYRRKRAGHLQSKGRFLAAQLLAMLEGDLWLENARAANAAAQAIVAEASERLLHPVEANEVFMRLTPPEREALREQGYHFYDWGENAARLVASWDSDQEAARALGQAIASL is encoded by the coding sequence ATGCGTTTCCTGTCCGACAATGCCGCTACCGTCCACCCCCGCGTGTGGGAGGCGCTGCGTTTGGCAGACGGTGTCGACACGCCATATGACGGAGATCACTACTCGCAACGGCTCGACGAGGCTTTCGGGGAGCTGTTCGGGCGCGAGGTGGCGGTGCTGTGGGTGGCGACCGGCACGGCGGCCAATTGTCTGGCGCTTAGCGCAATGGTGCCCCCGCATGGCGGGGTAGTGTGCCACGAAGAGGCGCATATCGAAATGGACGAAGGCGGCGCGCCAGGATTCTACCTGCATGGCGCGAAGCTGATGCTGGCACAAGGCGAGGGCGCGAAACTGACGCCGGACGCCATCCGCGCGGTAATCGATCCGATCCGCGACGACGTGCACCAGGTCCAGCCGCATGCGATCTCGGTAACGCAGGCGAGCGAATATGGCCGCGCCTATCGGCCTGAAGAACTCAACGCCATCGGTGCGTTCGCGCAGGAGCGCGGGCTGGGGCTGCATGTCGATGGTGCGCGGTTCGGCAATGCGGTGGCGTTCCTCGGCTGCTCGCCCGCCGAAGCGGTCGGCCCGGCACAGGCCCTGAGCTTCGGTTGCGTCAAGAACGGGGCGATGAATGCAGAAGCGATCGTGTTCTTCGATCCCGCGCTGGCCGACAGCGTGCGCTATCGTCGCAAGCGGGCGGGACACTTGCAGAGCAAGGGCCGCTTCCTCGCCGCGCAATTGCTGGCGATGCTGGAAGGCGATTTGTGGCTGGAGAATGCGCGCGCCGCCAATGCCGCCGCGCAGGCTATCGTCGCGGAAGCGAGCGAGCGCCTGCTGCATCCGGTCGAGGCGAACGAGGTCTTCATGCGCCTGACCCCGCCCGAGCGCGAGGCGCTGCGCGAGCAAGGCTATCATTTCTACGACTGGGGCGAGAATGCCGCGCGCTTGGTCGCTTCGTGGGACAGCGATCAGGAGGCCGCGCGGGCGCTGGGCCAGGCTATCGCCAGCTTGTGA
- the pgeF gene encoding peptidoglycan editing factor PgeF, whose product MAQLLRSELLDGIPHGFSTCDAEGVPELIPGARSVRLKQVHSARVVHVKEGDSWPHDARLEADAMVTRAPECVLAIVTADCAPVLLADRVVGVVGAAHAGWRGAHGGVLANTVAAMVELGAERGRIAAAIGPTIAQASYEVDEAFRTRFEEEDAAFFMSGRPGHYQFDLPAYVGASLKRAGVGRIDDLAQDTYTQPDRFHSFRRATHDGSPTEGRQFSLIGLPAGVA is encoded by the coding sequence ATGGCGCAATTGCTGAGGTCCGAATTGCTGGACGGCATACCGCACGGCTTCTCGACCTGCGATGCCGAGGGCGTTCCCGAGCTCATTCCCGGCGCGCGGTCGGTGAGGCTGAAGCAGGTGCATTCTGCCAGGGTCGTACACGTCAAGGAAGGCGACAGCTGGCCGCACGACGCACGGCTCGAGGCCGATGCGATGGTGACGCGCGCGCCTGAATGCGTCCTCGCCATCGTGACCGCGGATTGCGCGCCGGTGCTGCTGGCCGATCGCGTGGTCGGCGTCGTCGGAGCCGCGCATGCCGGATGGCGCGGCGCGCACGGCGGCGTTCTCGCCAACACAGTCGCGGCCATGGTCGAACTCGGCGCAGAGCGCGGCCGGATCGCTGCCGCCATCGGCCCGACCATCGCACAAGCCTCCTACGAGGTCGACGAGGCATTCCGTACCCGGTTCGAGGAAGAAGATGCGGCATTTTTCATGTCGGGCAGACCTGGTCATTATCAGTTCGACTTGCCCGCCTATGTCGGCGCGTCGCTGAAGCGTGCGGGCGTCGGCAGGATCGATGACCTTGCGCAAGACACTTACACGCAGCCCGATCGCTTCCATTCGTTCCGCCGCGCGACCCATGACGGCTCGCCGACGGAGGGTCGGCAATTTTCGCTTATCGGCCTGCCCGCCGGTGTTGCATGA
- a CDS encoding epimerase yields the protein MKQMFIFGLGYTAKRIAAALESEGWAVVSTGSDGTMDFDGRDAVRDALARSSHVLTSVPPDRESETDPVFESYGDALSHGWLGYLSSTGVYGDAQGAWVDENTPTIAETGQGRRNARAEADAAWMGKGARVFRLPGIYGPGRSALDRVNAGRARRIDMPGQVFSRVHVDDIVSGVVAALDRNAPAGAYNLGDDLPESGNAVTEHACQLLGIDPPPLETLEEANLSEMARGFYAENRRVANGKAKRVLGWEPRYPTYKEGLRSLL from the coding sequence ATGAAGCAAATGTTCATCTTCGGGCTGGGCTATACGGCGAAACGCATCGCCGCTGCGCTGGAGAGTGAGGGGTGGGCCGTCGTTTCGACCGGCAGCGACGGCACGATGGATTTCGACGGCCGCGATGCCGTGCGCGACGCCCTCGCCAGGTCGAGCCATGTGCTGACCTCCGTCCCGCCGGACCGGGAGAGCGAAACGGACCCGGTCTTCGAAAGCTATGGCGATGCGCTATCGCACGGCTGGCTGGGCTATCTGTCATCCACCGGGGTCTATGGCGACGCGCAGGGCGCGTGGGTTGATGAAAACACGCCGACGATCGCCGAGACCGGCCAAGGACGCCGGAATGCACGCGCCGAAGCCGACGCAGCGTGGATGGGCAAGGGTGCGCGTGTCTTTCGCCTGCCGGGAATTTACGGGCCGGGCCGCAGTGCGCTTGACCGGGTGAACGCAGGCAGAGCGCGGCGGATCGACATGCCGGGGCAGGTTTTCAGCCGCGTGCATGTCGACGATATCGTTAGCGGAGTTGTGGCCGCACTGGACAGGAATGCCCCTGCCGGAGCCTACAATCTCGGGGACGACCTGCCTGAAAGCGGCAATGCAGTGACGGAACATGCCTGCCAATTGCTGGGCATCGACCCGCCTCCGCTCGAGACGCTGGAAGAGGCCAATCTCTCGGAGATGGCGCGCGGCTTCTACGCGGAAAACCGCCGGGTCGCGAACGGCAAGGCAAAGCGGGTGCTCGGCTGGGAGCCGCGCTATCCGACTTACAAGGAAGGCCTCAGGAGCCTGCTCTAG
- a CDS encoding GNAT family N-acetyltransferase, with product MSEEKPDVTITHHVQGQGGKYVAHVDGETHTGMLEWEQRTGERGEDVHVATHTVVPEAIGGRGIAGELVERLVADARRQGFLIEPQCSYVARKFEDNPDWADLRA from the coding sequence ATGAGCGAAGAGAAACCGGACGTCACGATCACCCACCACGTGCAGGGTCAGGGCGGCAAATATGTCGCCCATGTCGACGGCGAAACGCATACCGGCATGCTCGAATGGGAGCAGCGCACCGGTGAGCGCGGCGAAGACGTGCATGTCGCCACGCATACGGTCGTGCCCGAGGCAATCGGCGGACGCGGCATTGCGGGCGAACTGGTAGAGCGGCTGGTGGCCGATGCGCGCCGGCAAGGCTTCTTGATCGAACCGCAATGTTCCTATGTCGCCAGGAAGTTCGAGGACAACCCCGACTGGGCGGACTTGCGCGCCTGA
- the petA gene encoding ubiquinol-cytochrome c reductase iron-sulfur subunit, which translates to MADTSGTATADVIKDPKQEDGVRRRDFINIAAVSAAGVGTIGIVYPLVSQMAPSADVLADSTTDVDVSAIEPGQSIKAIFRKQPLFVKRLTPAEIAEANATPLSDLRDAESLADRTRPGHEDILVTMGVCTHLGCVPLGAAEGENKGEYDGYFCPCHGSHYDVAGRIRKGPAPTNLEVPEYEFISDTVIAVG; encoded by the coding sequence ATGGCTGATACTTCGGGCACCGCAACGGCGGATGTCATCAAGGACCCCAAGCAAGAGGACGGCGTTCGTCGCCGCGACTTCATCAACATCGCCGCGGTCAGCGCCGCCGGTGTCGGCACTATCGGGATCGTCTATCCCCTGGTGAGCCAGATGGCACCCTCGGCTGACGTACTCGCCGATTCCACCACCGATGTCGACGTTTCGGCCATCGAGCCGGGGCAGTCGATCAAGGCCATTTTCCGCAAGCAGCCGCTGTTCGTGAAGCGGCTGACCCCGGCGGAAATCGCCGAAGCCAACGCCACGCCGCTGAGCGACCTGCGCGATGCGGAATCGCTGGCCGACCGCACCCGGCCCGGCCACGAGGATATCCTCGTCACCATGGGTGTCTGCACGCACCTTGGCTGCGTGCCGCTCGGCGCTGCCGAGGGAGAGAACAAGGGCGAGTACGACGGTTATTTCTGCCCTTGTCACGGCTCGCACTACGATGTGGCCGGTCGCATCCGGAAGGGTCCGGCGCCGACCAACCTCGAAGTTCCCGAGTATGAGTTTATTTCCGACACCGTGATCGCGGTCGGCTAA
- a CDS encoding DMT family transporter, giving the protein MLSWRVILPFLLTGTIWGSTWFVITGQIDGVPAAWSVFYRFALATPALFLVAALMKRRLRLSGPEHRLAMLVGLFQFSGNFLFVYHAELYVTSGIVAMMFGLLMVPNALLARFVLGERTQGGFWIGSAVAIVGVSLLLVHEWRANPDAGVIGGNVGLGIVLAMLGILAASVANVIQANPTGRGVPMVSLLAWAMLYGTIFDLGFAFVTAGPPPFPTGTNYWAGIVYLALIGSVITFPLHYNLVREIGAGRTAYNSILTISVAMLISTLFEDYAWTPLTIGGMALAVVGMVLALRARRQKSVQVQQSAQMRHPAD; this is encoded by the coding sequence ATGCTGAGCTGGCGGGTCATCCTGCCGTTCCTGCTGACCGGCACGATCTGGGGCTCGACCTGGTTCGTGATCACGGGGCAGATCGACGGTGTGCCCGCAGCCTGGTCGGTGTTCTATCGCTTCGCACTGGCGACCCCGGCGCTGTTCCTCGTCGCCGCGCTGATGAAGCGGCGGCTGCGGCTGAGCGGGCCCGAGCACCGGCTGGCGATGCTGGTCGGCCTGTTCCAGTTCAGCGGCAATTTCCTGTTCGTCTACCATGCCGAGCTTTACGTCACCTCCGGCATCGTCGCGATGATGTTCGGCCTGCTGATGGTGCCCAATGCGCTGCTGGCGCGCTTCGTCCTCGGCGAGCGGACGCAGGGCGGGTTCTGGATCGGCAGCGCCGTGGCGATCGTCGGCGTGTCGCTGCTGCTGGTGCATGAATGGCGCGCCAATCCCGACGCGGGGGTGATCGGCGGTAATGTCGGTCTGGGGATCGTGTTGGCGATGCTCGGCATTCTCGCGGCGTCGGTCGCCAACGTCATCCAGGCCAATCCGACCGGGCGCGGTGTGCCGATGGTGAGCCTGCTGGCATGGGCCATGCTTTACGGCACGATTTTCGACCTGGGTTTTGCCTTTGTGACCGCCGGGCCGCCGCCATTCCCGACGGGGACCAATTACTGGGCAGGCATCGTCTATCTCGCGCTGATCGGCTCGGTCATCACTTTCCCGCTGCATTACAATCTCGTGCGCGAGATCGGGGCGGGGCGGACGGCCTACAATTCGATCCTGACGATTTCGGTCGCGATGCTGATTTCGACGCTGTTCGAGGATTATGCGTGGACCCCGCTGACGATCGGCGGGATGGCGCTGGCGGTGGTGGGTATGGTGCTGGCGCTGCGCGCACGGCGGCAGAAGAGCGTGCAGGTTCAGCAATCCGCGCAAATGCGGCATCCTGCCGACTAG
- the pepN gene encoding aminopeptidase N: MDIARNPEMADAAPTPHEPPVIRREDYTPFPWILPEVRLRFDLGLEATRVVSTLTVARNAKADPSSTIRLNGDGLQLVSVSIDGEPVNTWSMDGDDLILPLSGDAHEVEIATEIDPGANSQLMGLYASNGMLCTQCEAEGFRRITFFPDRPDVLSTYSVRMEGEKAQFPILLCNGNKVEEGELEDGRHFAEWHDPWPKPSYLFALVAGDLVANSSTFTTMSGRDVELNVWVRDGDLPRTDHAMESLKKSMQWDEETFDREYDLDLYNIVAVSDFNMGAMENKGLNVFNTKYVLADPDTATDADFDAIEGVIAHEYFHNWSGNRVTCRDWFQLSLKEGFTVLRDQLFSQDMQGEAVKRIEDVRILRSAQFPEDSGPLAHPIRPDSYREISNFYTATVYNKGAEVIRMMRSMAGPEAFRAGTDLYFDRHDGEAATCEDFVRAIEDGAGLDLEQFRLWYSQAGTPKVEVAMRYEGETATLSLKQTVPPTPGQPAKHPMPIPLRIALFDRESGEHGGEQLIVLDTAEKELAFEGFAQAPVLSINRGFTAPVAIERTAPREDLVFLAARDDDSFARYEAMQELVVGHLVAALGGGLSDEEREVGQAAIAEAFGAILTDDTLDDSMRGELMMLPSQTYLMEQMLVADPGRIHAEREALKAWLGQHFHSTLETLHDRVSAVPYSLDGPARGARKVKTQALVYLAAGDPESAAERAWEQFDGADNMTDRQGALMVLAGLEGALRTNALLDFYNRYKGNDLVIDKWFTLQAWSTHPQAIEHVKALAKHPDFTLRNPNRVRSLYMAFAGNPHAFHQADGEGYRMLADLILSLDPINPQTAARFVPALGRWRRIEPHRAALMRAELERIAAAENLSRDTYEQVTRSLG, translated from the coding sequence ATGGATATTGCCCGCAACCCCGAGATGGCCGACGCCGCCCCCACGCCGCACGAGCCGCCCGTCATCCGCCGAGAAGATTATACGCCTTTCCCGTGGATCCTGCCGGAGGTGCGGCTGCGGTTCGATCTCGGGCTTGAAGCGACGCGGGTGGTCTCGACGCTCACGGTGGCGCGCAATGCCAAAGCCGATCCTTCATCGACGATCCGCCTGAACGGCGACGGGCTGCAACTGGTCTCGGTCAGCATCGATGGCGAGCCGGTGAACACCTGGTCGATGGATGGCGACGACTTGATCCTCCCGCTGAGCGGCGACGCGCACGAGGTCGAGATCGCGACCGAGATCGATCCCGGCGCCAACAGCCAGCTGATGGGGCTCTATGCCTCGAACGGCATGCTGTGCACACAGTGCGAGGCCGAGGGCTTCCGCCGCATCACCTTCTTCCCCGACCGGCCCGACGTGTTGTCGACCTATTCGGTGCGGATGGAAGGCGAGAAAGCGCAATTTCCGATCCTGCTGTGCAACGGCAACAAGGTTGAGGAAGGCGAACTCGAAGACGGCCGCCATTTCGCCGAATGGCACGATCCCTGGCCCAAGCCGAGCTACCTCTTCGCGCTGGTGGCGGGTGACTTGGTCGCCAACAGCTCGACCTTCACGACGATGAGTGGCCGCGACGTCGAACTGAACGTCTGGGTTCGCGATGGCGATCTGCCGCGCACCGATCACGCGATGGAATCGCTCAAGAAGTCCATGCAGTGGGACGAGGAGACCTTCGACCGCGAATACGATCTCGACCTCTACAACATCGTCGCGGTCAGCGATTTCAACATGGGGGCCATGGAGAACAAGGGCCTCAACGTCTTCAACACCAAATACGTGCTGGCCGACCCGGACACCGCGACCGACGCCGATTTCGATGCCATCGAAGGGGTGATCGCGCATGAATATTTCCACAACTGGTCGGGCAACCGTGTGACCTGCCGCGACTGGTTCCAGCTCAGTCTCAAGGAAGGCTTCACCGTGCTGCGCGACCAGCTGTTCAGCCAGGATATGCAGGGCGAAGCGGTCAAGCGCATCGAAGACGTCCGCATCCTGCGCTCGGCGCAGTTCCCGGAGGATTCCGGGCCGCTGGCGCATCCGATCCGGCCCGATTCCTATCGCGAAATCAGCAATTTCTACACCGCGACGGTCTATAACAAGGGCGCCGAAGTCATCCGCATGATGCGCTCGATGGCGGGACCGGAGGCATTCCGCGCAGGCACCGATCTCTATTTCGACCGGCACGACGGCGAAGCGGCGACCTGCGAGGATTTCGTGCGTGCCATCGAAGACGGCGCAGGGCTGGATCTCGAGCAGTTCCGCCTGTGGTACAGTCAGGCCGGGACTCCCAAGGTCGAAGTCGCCATGCGTTACGAAGGCGAGACCGCCACGCTGAGCCTCAAACAGACCGTGCCGCCGACGCCCGGCCAGCCGGCCAAGCACCCGATGCCGATCCCGCTCAGGATCGCGCTGTTCGACCGTGAGAGCGGCGAACATGGCGGCGAACAGCTGATCGTTCTCGATACCGCGGAAAAGGAACTCGCCTTCGAAGGTTTCGCCCAAGCGCCGGTGCTGTCGATCAACCGCGGCTTCACTGCTCCGGTGGCGATCGAACGCACGGCACCGCGCGAAGACCTCGTCTTCCTCGCTGCAAGGGACGACGACAGCTTTGCGCGCTACGAAGCGATGCAGGAGCTGGTCGTCGGTCATCTCGTCGCCGCACTTGGGGGTGGGCTTTCCGATGAAGAGCGCGAGGTGGGCCAAGCCGCGATTGCAGAGGCCTTCGGTGCGATCCTTACCGACGACACGCTCGACGATTCGATGCGCGGCGAGCTTATGATGCTGCCCAGCCAGACCTATCTGATGGAGCAGATGCTGGTCGCCGATCCCGGGCGCATCCACGCAGAGCGTGAAGCGCTGAAGGCATGGCTGGGGCAGCATTTCCACAGCACGCTGGAAACGCTGCACGACCGCGTGTCGGCCGTACCCTACAGCCTCGATGGCCCGGCACGCGGTGCGCGCAAGGTCAAGACACAGGCGCTGGTCTATCTCGCCGCAGGCGACCCGGAGAGCGCCGCCGAACGCGCGTGGGAGCAGTTCGACGGTGCGGACAACATGACCGACCGCCAAGGCGCGCTGATGGTGCTCGCCGGGCTCGAAGGCGCGCTGCGCACCAATGCGCTGCTGGACTTCTACAACCGCTACAAGGGCAATGATCTCGTCATCGACAAGTGGTTCACGCTGCAGGCCTGGTCGACCCATCCGCAGGCGATCGAACATGTGAAGGCGCTGGCGAAGCATCCTGACTTCACTTTGCGCAACCCCAATCGTGTACGCTCGCTCTACATGGCGTTTGCGGGCAACCCCCATGCTTTCCACCAGGCCGATGGCGAAGGCTATCGCATGCTTGCCGACCTGATCCTCTCGCTCGATCCGATCAATCCGCAGACGGCGGCGCGGTTCGTGCCGGCGCTCGGGCGCTGGCGGAGGATCGAACCGCATCGCGCGGCGCTTATGAGGGCCGAGCTCGAACGTATTGCCGCGGCGGAAAACCTTTCGCGCGATACCTATGAGCAGGTCACCCGGTCGCTGGGCTGA
- a CDS encoding cytochrome c1, with protein MIRLFSIAAGLVFTLVVMIAFGVGAYTAATEEVVKGPEKYFHLENKTPAGGWSFDGPLGRWDVAQLQRGLKVYDEVCSACHGLKFVAFRNLAEIGFDEGQVKNYAAAKQVPGIDPNTGEATTRAGLPTDYFPDPYPNDVAAAAANNNAIPPDLSLITKARKDGSNYVYSLLSGYGDPPAELAQQFPDFNTPPGLYFNRYFKYLNIAMPPQLTPGQVTYDDGTEATVEQMSADVAAFLTWTAEPKMQQRKQTGWAVIGFLLFATILAYLAKQQIWSAVKPKKAK; from the coding sequence ATGATCCGCCTATTTTCCATCGCTGCCGGGCTGGTGTTCACCCTCGTGGTCATGATCGCCTTCGGCGTCGGCGCCTACACCGCCGCGACCGAAGAGGTCGTCAAGGGACCGGAGAAATACTTCCATCTTGAGAACAAGACGCCCGCCGGCGGCTGGTCGTTCGACGGCCCGCTCGGTCGCTGGGATGTCGCCCAGCTGCAACGCGGCCTGAAGGTCTATGACGAAGTCTGTTCGGCCTGCCACGGGCTTAAGTTCGTCGCCTTCCGCAACCTCGCCGAAATCGGTTTCGACGAAGGCCAGGTGAAGAATTACGCTGCCGCCAAACAGGTGCCGGGCATTGATCCGAACACCGGCGAAGCCACTACCCGTGCCGGCCTGCCGACCGATTACTTCCCGGATCCCTATCCGAACGATGTCGCGGCGGCTGCAGCCAACAATAACGCCATTCCGCCCGATCTTTCGCTGATAACGAAGGCGCGCAAGGACGGGAGCAATTACGTCTATTCGCTGCTATCGGGCTATGGCGATCCGCCGGCCGAGCTGGCGCAGCAGTTCCCGGACTTTAACACCCCGCCGGGGCTCTATTTCAATCGGTACTTCAAGTATCTCAATATCGCGATGCCGCCGCAGCTGACGCCGGGGCAGGTGACCTATGACGACGGGACCGAAGCCACGGTCGAACAGATGTCGGCAGACGTCGCGGCATTCCTGACCTGGACGGCGGAGCCCAAGATGCAGCAGCGCAAGCAGACCGGCTGGGCCGTGATCGGCTTCCTGCTCTTCGCCACCATCCTGGCCTATCTCGCCAAGCAGCAGATCTGGTCGGCGGTGAAACCGAAGAAGGCCAAATAG